CTCTTGCTGGGTCTCCTCATCTGCAAACAGGGTGATCAGCGCAAAGACGTTGCAGGACTCGGGGTCCTTCGGTTCGTCGAGGGGGGTGGAGTCGGTTACAATGTTCATCACCTTCTCCTCAAGCGCATCGCCCTCGTCGAAGATGCCGATGGTGTTGTCGTAGCTCTTCGACATCTTGCGCCCGTCGGTGCCAGGGATCACGGCCACGTCGTCGAGAATCTGGGGCTCGGGGACGGGGAGGAGCGGCTCGTCCTCCGGGCAGAACCGGTTATTGAAGCGACGGGCCAGGTCGCGGGCGATCTCCAGGTTCTGCTTCTGGTCCGCCCCCACAGGCACCAGCGAGCCGCCGTACGCGAGAATGTCGGCGGCCTGCAGCACCGGGTAGTTGAAGAGGCCCGCGTTCGGCGTGAGGCCGGCGTCCACCTTGTCTTTGTAGGCCACCCCTTTCTCGAGGGTGCTCGTCGGGAGGAGGTTGAAGAAGATCCACATGAGCTCGGTCACCTCCGGCACGTCGCTCTGCACGAAGAGGGCCGCCTCGTCCGGGTCGAAGCCGAGGGCGAGGTAGTCCAGTGCCACGTTGAAGGTGTGTTCGCGGAGCCGCTCCGCGTCCTGCACCGTCGTCATCGCGTGGTAGTTCACGATGAAGTAGTAGGCGTCGTGCTGCTGATGCAGGTCGATGTGTTGGCGAAGCGCCCCGAAGTAGTTGCCCAGGTGCAGGCGGCCGGACGGCTGGATGCCGGAGACCACGACCGGGTCGGCGGGGCGTTCGGTGTCCGGGAGCGAGGCAGAGTCGGGGGCTTCCATCGGGGCAAGGGGCGTGAGGCGTGAGGAGAAATACGTGAGGCTTGCTAGGCCGCGTCGCCGATGCGCCGCTGGAGGGCGTCGAGGGCGTCGAGGCGGTCCTGGCTGTTGCTCCGGATGGCTTGAAGCACACCGCGGGTGCGCATCTGGTGTTCGAGGTCGAGCTCTTCCCCGAGGGCGTCGTTGAACGCCGTTTCGAGGTCGCGGAGCTCCTCGAACAGATCGCTCAGCGACCCCTTCAGCGTGAAGTCCTCAGGAGAGAGGTCCGTGCCGTTGTATGGGGTGCCACCGCAACTCAGGACAGTCTCGGACAGCTTGCCCACGTCGGTGCGGGCGGTCTTCTGGAGGCGCTCCAGTACGTCCACGACGCGCTCGTCGTCGCAGTGGCGGATGGCGGCCCCGTAGTGGTGGTTCAGTTCAATGTGCTGCCGGATGAGCGGGTCGATGCGGTCGACCGTCTCGGACCGGCTAAGCGTCTGGCCGGCCCAGCCGCGGTTGAGAAGGGCCTCTTTGATTGGGTTCGGCATAACCGGGGAGAAGAATCAGGGGAAAGATCTTGATTGGTACCGTCGTCCGGGGGCGAAGTTTGCAGGCAAACGGCGTGTGCGGGCGACAGGCGGATCGTGTCCACGCGGTCACAACAATCCTTCCGAGGCCACGCGCAGGGCCTGGCGGAGGGCAGCGGCTTTGTCCCGGGTCTCCTCGTACTCGCGGCTGGGATCGCTGTCCGCAACGATGCCCGCCCCGGCCTGCACATACGCCGTCTCGTCGGCCACGACCATGGTGCGGATGGTGATGCAGGTGTCGAGGGTGCCGGAGAAATCGACGTAGCCGACGGCCCCGGCGTACACCCCGCGCCGGGAGGGCTCCAGGTCGTCGATGATTTCCATCGCCCGCACCTTGGGCGCGCCGCTGACCGTCCCGGCCGGGAAGCAGGCCGCCAGGGCATCCATGGAGCTCTGGTCGGGGGCGAGCGCGCCCTTCACCGACGACACGATGTGCATGACGTGGGAGTACCGTTCGACGTAGGCGTACCGGTCGACCTCCACGGTGGCGTACTGGCACACGCGGCCGAGGTCATTGCGGCCGAGGTCGACGAGCATCAGGTGCTCGGCGCGCTCTTTGTTGTCGTTGAGCAACTCGTCGGCGAGGGCTTCGTCTTCGTCCTCGTCGTCGCCCCGTGGCCGCGTCCCCGCAATGGGCAAGACCTCGGCGGTGCCGTCCTCGGCCCGCACCAGCACCTCCGGCGACGAGCCCACGAGCGCAAGGTCGTCGAGGTCGAGGTAAAAAAGGTAGGGCGACGGGTTGACCTGCCGCAGGGCACGGTACAGGTTGAAGCGGTCGCCGTCGAAGGAGGTCGCAAAGCGCTGCGACAGGACGACCTGGAAGATGTCGCCCTTCTGGATGTGATCCTTGGCCGTGCGGACGGCGTCTTCGAAGGCGGGCTGCTCGATGTTGGAGGCAAGTTCCTCGCGCGTCCACTCGACGGGGGCCGGGGGATCGGACGGGCGCTTGAGGTCCGCCTCCAGGTCGGCGAGGCGGGTCTGGGCGTTTTCGAACGCGGCCCGCAGGTCCGTCTCCTCGTCGACGAACACGTTCGCCATTAGCACGAGTTGGTGACGGACGTGGTCGAAGGCCGCGACGGTATCGTAGAAGCACCACACCGCGTCGGGGAGGCCGAGGTCATCAGGGGGAGCGTCCGGAAGGTCCTCCACGAGACGCACGGCGTCGTATCCGAGGTAGCCAACGGCCCCCCCGCGCAGCCGGGGAAGGTCCGGCAGTTCGACCTCCTCGTACCGGTCTAGATAGGCATCCAGCACCTCAAAGATGGAGCCGGTGGGGGTGGGAAGATCGGCCTCGGGGGAAGGTGTGCGGCGCTCGTCCACCTCGACCGTCGCCCCAAACTCCTGGCCCGTCAGAATGCGGTACGGATCACGCCCCAGGAAAGAATAGCGCGCCAACTTCTCCCCACCCTCCACGCTTTCGAAGAGAAAGCTGAATGGGGAGTCCTCTCGGAGGGCGAGGTACGCCGAGACTGGCGTGAGCAGATCGGCACTCCGGCGGGCGTGTACCGGCACCACGAGACGCGACAAGCCGTCGGCCCGGGCCGTGTCTACACGTGTGCGAAAGTCGTCGTAGGTCATGTGTGGAGAGGGGAAAGGGGCAAAACAAAAACCCGCTACCAGTTGGCAGCGGGTCCAGAGCCATTCAGTACGAGGGGCAGTGCACGGCAGTTAGGCATGCAGAGGGCTCTTGACCCGTAGAGAGGGGGACCAGAGCCACCATCCGAGAGATGTGATGCTAGCTTTGTCAATCATACAGTTGTAGGGTACCACCCAGAACCGTTATTCGCAACGGGAACGGTTTGAAATTCAATTGAGAGGACCTGCGGAGGGAAATGGCGTCTGTCCCCAGCCTGGATTCGTTGTGCTGAGAAGGGGGAACCTGTAGCCGGCTCAGGTTTTGATTTCACGAAGTTCTCCCTCCGATCCCCACCTACGCAGCTATGCCTCTGGTGCAGGTCCTCCGCGAGCGGTTGCGAGGATACCGTCCACGCCTGGAGGCCATGGTCTTCGGGCTCTCCCTGTTGGGGATTCTCGACGTCGTGCATCTCTTAATCCAGCAGGAAAGATCCTTCGCGGATGGATGCCTCGGGGGCTCGGCGTTTGGAGCGGGTCCATCCATGTTCGATTGCGCGGCGGTCACCACCGGGGCGGGAAGTACTCTTCTAGGAGTCCCCAACACAATCTGGGGGCTCGCATTCTATGGAATGGTCGGTGTGCTCACCATCGCTGTCTTCTGGGTTGTGCCGAGGATCCGGAAGTGGGTCCATGGGGCCCGACTCGGTGCCCTCACGGGCGGGATTGCGTACTCGGTGTACCTTGCGTACCTCCAGATCGGCCCCCTGGACACCCTGTGCCTGCTGTGTCTGGGCTCGTCCCTAATTACGACCTTCCTGTTTGCGGGACAGGTTGCCCTGCTTGCTTCCTCACCAACACTCCCCCCTGATTCTATGTCGTCTCGACTCGCAAAACGGCAGGTTGCCCTCTTCGCCTACCTTATCGCCGCCGCGGCCGTCCTCGTCGGGGCGGACCTCGTTTACTTCGACGAGACGAGCGCAGCGGCCCCACAAGCCCGCTCCGCGTCCGGATCGGCCGCGTCGGCCCAGTGCGAGCTCGATGACTCGAAGACGCCACTTCAGGACCAGGGCTCCTCACTGGTTGGCTTTCAAGATATCACCGAGGGCAGCAACGAGTCCGGCGTGACGGTTGTCGAGTACTTTGACCCAAACTGTCCGCACTGCAAGGACTTCCATCAGGTCATGAAGCGGGTGGTGGATGCCCACCGCGACGAGGTGCGGTTTGTCTACAAGCCGTTCCCACTCCGTCGCTCGTCGCTCCCAGAGATCCAGGCCCTGTACGTAGCGGCCCAGTCCGATAAGTTCGCCGAAATGCTGGAGGCGCAGTATGCTCGCCAGGGGCCGGGCGGCATTGGGATGGGGGATCTTCGCACCATCGCGGAAGAGATTGACCTTGATCCCGGTGTGCTGAGCGAACGGGTGGAGCAGAATGAGTACCGGGATCAGGTTCTCCAGCAGCGAAAGCGGGCCGTGAAGGTTGGGGTCGACAGCACCCCGACTGTGCTGATCAACGGGCACTTTGTGGAGTCCCGCACGCAGGAGTGCCTGAACACCTTCATCGAACAGGCGAAAGACGGAACCCTCGGCGGCACAGCGTCCGGATGAGGGCCCTCGCTCGGTGTGAGGTGGATGGCTCTCGGTGCCTGCACGGATCATTCGCAACTGGGCATGGCAGTTCCAGACGCTCTTGCCGACGTACTCCGGGCCCCCGATGTGCAGGCCCATTGGTTCGCCGACGACGGCACGTTCCCCAACAACGAGACCCTCCCGGCGCTGGTCGTAAAGAAGGGAATTCGGCACGACGTTGAGGATTGCGCCCAGGTCTTCGAACGTCTTTTCCGGCGACACGACTGGCACGGCGCCTGGCGCAACGGGATCTACGCGTACCCCCACTACCACAGCACGGCGCACGAGGTGCTGGGAGTGGCGTCGGGGACGGCCCGTGTGCAACTGGGCGGTCCCGAAGGGGACACATTCAACGTGACGTCCGGAGATGCGCTGGTGTTGCCGGCCGGGGTGGCACACAAGAACCTCGGTGCCGACCGCGACTTTCTCGTCGTTGGGGCCTATCCGGCGGCCTGTCCGGATTGGGACCTGAAGCGGGGCCGTCCCGGCGAGCGCCCCGATGCCGATCGCAATATCGAACAGGTCCCCCGTCCGCGCCTCGATCCCCTGTACGGGGCCGACGGCCCGCTCCCCGACCACTGGGGGGCGGTCACATAGGGACATCTCCCGGCCCACATGCCCCCGCGAATGCACCGTGTCCGGTGGACGAGGGCGCTGGCTTTTCCCGCAGACGTCATCTCTCCGTGTCGCTCTTCGTTACCAAGCTTCTAAGCCTCTTCATTCACCCTTTGTCCCTCGGGATGCTGCTCGTGGGCACGGGGGCTTTGGCGGCCTTCCGGTGGAGACGAAGCGGGATGGCGCTGGTGGGTGGGGGCATCCTGGTCCTGT
This is a stretch of genomic DNA from Salinibacter grassmerensis. It encodes these proteins:
- the trpE gene encoding anthranilate synthase component I, with amino-acid sequence MTYDDFRTRVDTARADGLSRLVVPVHARRSADLLTPVSAYLALREDSPFSFLFESVEGGEKLARYSFLGRDPYRILTGQEFGATVEVDERRTPSPEADLPTPTGSIFEVLDAYLDRYEEVELPDLPRLRGGAVGYLGYDAVRLVEDLPDAPPDDLGLPDAVWCFYDTVAAFDHVRHQLVLMANVFVDEETDLRAAFENAQTRLADLEADLKRPSDPPAPVEWTREELASNIEQPAFEDAVRTAKDHIQKGDIFQVVLSQRFATSFDGDRFNLYRALRQVNPSPYLFYLDLDDLALVGSSPEVLVRAEDGTAEVLPIAGTRPRGDDEDEDEALADELLNDNKERAEHLMLVDLGRNDLGRVCQYATVEVDRYAYVERYSHVMHIVSSVKGALAPDQSSMDALAACFPAGTVSGAPKVRAMEIIDDLEPSRRGVYAGAVGYVDFSGTLDTCITIRTMVVADETAYVQAGAGIVADSDPSREYEETRDKAAALRQALRVASEGLL
- a CDS encoding cupin domain-containing protein; amino-acid sequence: MAVPDALADVLRAPDVQAHWFADDGTFPNNETLPALVVKKGIRHDVEDCAQVFERLFRRHDWHGAWRNGIYAYPHYHSTAHEVLGVASGTARVQLGGPEGDTFNVTSGDALVLPAGVAHKNLGADRDFLVVGAYPAACPDWDLKRGRPGERPDADRNIEQVPRPRLDPLYGADGPLPDHWGAVT
- a CDS encoding vitamin K epoxide reductase family protein, coding for MPLVQVLRERLRGYRPRLEAMVFGLSLLGILDVVHLLIQQERSFADGCLGGSAFGAGPSMFDCAAVTTGAGSTLLGVPNTIWGLAFYGMVGVLTIAVFWVVPRIRKWVHGARLGALTGGIAYSVYLAYLQIGPLDTLCLLCLGSSLITTFLFAGQVALLASSPTLPPDSMSSRLAKRQVALFAYLIAAAAVLVGADLVYFDETSAAAPQARSASGSAASAQCELDDSKTPLQDQGSSLVGFQDITEGSNESGVTVVEYFDPNCPHCKDFHQVMKRVVDAHRDEVRFVYKPFPLRRSSLPEIQALYVAAQSDKFAEMLEAQYARQGPGGIGMGDLRTIAEEIDLDPGVLSERVEQNEYRDQVLQQRKRAVKVGVDSTPTVLINGHFVESRTQECLNTFIEQAKDGTLGGTASG
- the trpS gene encoding tryptophan--tRNA ligase, producing MEAPDSASLPDTERPADPVVVSGIQPSGRLHLGNYFGALRQHIDLHQQHDAYYFIVNYHAMTTVQDAERLREHTFNVALDYLALGFDPDEAALFVQSDVPEVTELMWIFFNLLPTSTLEKGVAYKDKVDAGLTPNAGLFNYPVLQAADILAYGGSLVPVGADQKQNLEIARDLARRFNNRFCPEDEPLLPVPEPQILDDVAVIPGTDGRKMSKSYDNTIGIFDEGDALEEKVMNIVTDSTPLDEPKDPESCNVFALITLFADEETQQEIAEKYRAGGYGYGHAKQALKELIEEHFAGARARRKDLEQRPDYVRDVLRQGAKDARARAEPLLEKVRDRVGLVRTH